From a single Lewinella sp. LCG006 genomic region:
- a CDS encoding M28 family peptidase: MIKTSFVLFFALLGLNVFAQERLVEDPAVTYANTITVEDLTRHLTVLADDEMEGRETGQPGQYKAARYLEEIIKGYGLPGVGPEQSYSQPISFISERWEEIDFVINGSSKRNLWDYYAYPSQNADRPKIMADEVVFLGYGIESDTYNDYDNQRLEGKTILIMDGEPKDENGISYVSGTATASVWSEDITLKLKAARQHGVETVIILDPNFQKNLSSARKISLDSRMHMGFSEKPEDNYSNSIYISSETAKAILGSSYGKVVKARKRIEKKGKPKSVSIPVDLSLTQQKKVKELLGENMLAFVEGIDPVLKDEVLVVTAHYDHIGRRGNAIFNGADDNGSGTSTVLELAQAFTLAKEAGVGPRRSVLFMLVSGEEKGLLGSEFYVNHPIFPLENTIANINVDMVGRVDEKHAADPNYIYVIGSDRLSTTLHEINEAVNEKYTQLELDYTYNAEDDPNRYYYRSDHYNFAERGIPAVFYFNGTHADYHQDTDTVDKINFEKMARIGKLVFYTAWELANREERIKVDVGVKP; the protein is encoded by the coding sequence ATGATAAAGACAAGTTTTGTTTTGTTCTTCGCCCTGCTGGGCTTGAATGTATTTGCTCAAGAAAGGCTGGTAGAAGATCCGGCAGTAACTTATGCCAATACGATCACTGTAGAAGACCTTACCCGCCATCTCACCGTTTTGGCGGATGATGAAATGGAAGGCCGCGAGACCGGGCAGCCTGGCCAATACAAAGCCGCTCGTTATCTGGAAGAAATTATCAAAGGCTATGGTTTGCCTGGCGTTGGGCCAGAACAATCTTATTCTCAACCCATCTCTTTTATCTCTGAACGTTGGGAAGAAATCGATTTTGTGATCAATGGGAGTAGCAAAAGGAATTTGTGGGACTACTACGCCTATCCTTCACAAAATGCCGACCGCCCAAAAATAATGGCCGACGAAGTGGTCTTTTTAGGGTATGGTATCGAAAGTGATACCTACAATGATTATGATAATCAACGTCTGGAAGGTAAAACTATCTTGATTATGGATGGTGAGCCCAAAGACGAGAATGGTATTTCTTATGTTTCTGGTACGGCAACAGCTTCGGTATGGTCGGAGGACATTACACTCAAGCTCAAAGCCGCTCGCCAACACGGCGTAGAAACCGTGATCATTCTGGACCCTAATTTCCAGAAAAACTTGAGTAGTGCCCGGAAGATTTCGCTCGATAGCCGTATGCACATGGGCTTTAGTGAAAAGCCTGAAGATAATTACAGCAACAGCATCTATATCTCTTCGGAAACTGCGAAGGCTATTCTCGGATCCTCTTATGGAAAGGTCGTAAAAGCTCGTAAGCGCATAGAAAAGAAAGGTAAGCCCAAGTCTGTGAGTATTCCCGTTGATCTGAGCCTGACCCAGCAAAAGAAAGTCAAAGAGCTATTAGGAGAAAACATGCTCGCTTTCGTAGAAGGAATAGATCCGGTTTTAAAAGACGAAGTACTCGTTGTCACCGCTCATTATGATCATATTGGTCGTCGGGGGAATGCTATCTTCAATGGTGCGGATGATAACGGCTCCGGTACTTCAACAGTTCTCGAACTCGCCCAAGCATTTACCCTTGCAAAAGAGGCTGGTGTGGGCCCTCGTCGTAGCGTCTTGTTTATGTTGGTGTCGGGAGAGGAAAAAGGGCTCTTGGGATCGGAATTTTACGTCAACCATCCCATTTTCCCATTGGAAAATACAATCGCCAATATCAATGTAGATATGGTAGGTCGTGTCGATGAAAAACACGCCGCAGACCCCAATTATATCTATGTCATAGGTTCTGATCGCCTGAGTACTACCCTGCACGAAATCAACGAAGCAGTCAACGAAAAGTACACTCAGCTCGAACTGGATTATACTTACAATGCAGAAGATGATCCGAATCGTTACTACTATCGTTCTGATCATTATAATTTTGCCGAGCGTGGTATCCCTGCCGTTTTCTACTTCAATGGCACACACGCTGATTACCACCAAGACACGGATACCGTTGATAAAATCAACTTCGAAAAAATGGCCCGCATTGGCAAATTGGTCTTCTACACCGCCTGGGAATTGGCCAATCGCGAAGAGAGAATCAAAGTGGATGTTGGGGTGAAGCCTTAG
- a CDS encoding metal-dependent transcriptional regulator, whose protein sequence is MQDQLSQAEENYLKAIYKVSQQTGSLVGNNAISVEMNTSAASVTDMINRLSQKELIHYQKRKGVRLTDLGKITATHLVRKHRLWETFLVEKLNFTWDEVHELAEQLEHIQSRELINRLDEFLDFPKYDPHGDPIPDRNGRIAERQQVLLSQLPVGQKAVVVGVKDHSTPFLQYLERTGLLLGAELVIGERFAYDNSLQLEVVDQQKLLVSQKVGQNLFVQKK, encoded by the coding sequence ATGCAGGATCAACTGTCACAAGCAGAGGAGAATTACCTAAAGGCTATTTATAAGGTTAGCCAGCAGACGGGTTCCCTGGTTGGAAATAATGCTATTTCGGTAGAGATGAATACCTCTGCGGCCTCGGTAACGGATATGATTAACCGATTATCGCAAAAAGAGTTGATTCATTATCAAAAAAGGAAAGGGGTACGACTGACCGACCTAGGGAAGATTACCGCAACTCATTTGGTGCGTAAGCATCGTCTGTGGGAAACTTTCCTCGTTGAGAAACTCAATTTCACCTGGGACGAGGTCCATGAATTGGCCGAGCAATTAGAGCACATCCAATCCCGGGAACTGATCAACCGCCTGGATGAATTTCTCGACTTTCCGAAATATGATCCTCACGGTGATCCAATACCTGATAGAAACGGAAGAATAGCTGAGCGCCAGCAGGTGTTGCTTAGCCAGCTACCCGTAGGGCAGAAAGCTGTAGTGGTTGGGGTAAAAGATCATAGCACGCCGTTTTTACAGTACCTCGAACGAACGGGATTGTTGCTAGGTGCTGAGCTGGTGATCGGTGAGCGTTTTGCTTATGATAATTCGCTTCAGTTGGAAGTGGTCGACCAGCAGAAGCTCCTTGTTTCTCAGAAGGTGGGGCAAAATTTGTTTGTACAAAAGAAATAG
- a CDS encoding zinc ABC transporter substrate-binding protein: MLRRLIFLVLLCAGWTLNGQTEDRLLVVASASMFADMAEVIGGNLIDVKMIVPVGGDPHIYEPTPSDVQLVTQADLVLRNGLTFEGWIDELVVNSGFTGQITTITKGINVIESDLHENSSDPHAWMSARNGLIYIQNIRDALVTLAPEYEAEFNFNYQIYRQQLEDLDQEIEEILSAIPRHKRILITSHDAFRYFGRRYGVQVEAVLGTSTDADVQTSDIRRLTRVLQESEVPALFIESTINPKLLKVLAKDNNVIIGGSLYADSLGEKDGPAGTYLDMLRHNAHTIAEGLSLDKQTLNHQEEEENTTQNYLLFGFILLIMAGSFFFMVAKLNT; this comes from the coding sequence ATGCTTCGAAGATTAATATTTCTGGTCCTATTGTGCGCGGGTTGGACCCTGAATGGGCAAACGGAAGATCGCCTTTTGGTAGTTGCCTCGGCCTCCATGTTTGCGGACATGGCGGAAGTGATTGGGGGTAATTTGATCGATGTGAAAATGATAGTACCGGTTGGTGGCGATCCTCATATTTATGAACCGACGCCTTCCGATGTACAACTGGTGACCCAGGCGGATTTGGTTTTGCGCAACGGGCTTACTTTTGAGGGTTGGATCGATGAGTTGGTCGTCAATTCAGGTTTTACGGGGCAAATTACGACCATCACCAAAGGGATTAATGTCATTGAAAGTGACTTACACGAAAACTCCTCTGATCCACACGCCTGGATGTCGGCTCGTAACGGACTTATTTATATCCAAAATATTCGGGATGCTTTGGTTACGTTGGCTCCAGAATACGAGGCCGAATTTAATTTTAATTACCAGATTTATCGGCAGCAATTGGAGGATCTGGACCAGGAGATCGAAGAAATCCTTAGTGCCATTCCTCGTCATAAACGGATATTAATCACCTCCCATGACGCCTTTCGTTATTTTGGCCGACGGTATGGAGTGCAGGTAGAAGCCGTCCTGGGTACATCTACCGATGCCGATGTGCAGACCTCAGACATCCGCCGACTCACCCGGGTTTTACAAGAATCAGAGGTGCCGGCCTTGTTTATTGAAAGCACGATCAACCCCAAGCTGCTTAAGGTATTGGCAAAGGACAACAACGTCATTATTGGCGGTAGCCTGTACGCGGATTCTTTAGGTGAAAAAGATGGGCCAGCCGGAACCTACCTGGATATGCTACGCCACAATGCGCACACGATTGCGGAAGGATTGAGCTTGGACAAGCAAACCCTTAATCACCAGGAAGAGGAAGAGAATACGACGCAGAACTATCTGCTCTTTGGCTTCATCTTGTTAATTATGGCGGGGAGTTTTTTCTTTATGGTGGCTAAGTTAAACACATGA
- a CDS encoding metal ABC transporter ATP-binding protein, which yields MSRSTVMTIEDLSVSYERKRVLSNIYLRIESGHVYGILGPNGAGKSTLFKAILGLIEVSAGEVKVNKLPIESQRKEVVYVPQKTEVDWSFPATVLDVVLMGRYPHKKVFSRLSSVDRAKAKAAMEELGITALAKRQIGELSGGQQQRVFLARALCQEADIFLLDEPFVGVDITTEDKIVQVLKRLASEGKTLLVVHHDLSTVTTYFDQVILLNQRMIAYGPMEQTFTEENIAKTYSGQLPILHQMGVIDGK from the coding sequence ATGAGCAGATCGACCGTAATGACCATTGAAGACCTTTCTGTTTCCTACGAACGCAAGCGGGTCCTTAGCAATATTTACTTAAGAATCGAAAGCGGGCATGTTTATGGTATTTTAGGCCCCAATGGCGCCGGTAAATCGACCCTTTTCAAAGCTATTCTAGGCTTGATCGAAGTGTCGGCAGGAGAAGTAAAAGTCAATAAACTGCCGATTGAATCCCAGCGCAAAGAAGTAGTTTACGTACCCCAGAAGACGGAGGTGGATTGGAGTTTTCCGGCAACGGTATTAGATGTGGTCTTGATGGGGCGCTATCCCCACAAAAAAGTTTTTAGCCGACTTTCTTCAGTAGATCGGGCCAAGGCCAAGGCTGCTATGGAAGAATTGGGCATCACTGCACTTGCAAAACGGCAGATTGGAGAATTATCAGGAGGACAGCAGCAGCGGGTATTTTTGGCACGAGCATTATGCCAGGAAGCAGACATCTTTTTGCTAGACGAACCCTTTGTCGGCGTGGATATTACAACGGAAGACAAGATTGTACAGGTATTAAAGCGATTGGCCAGCGAGGGGAAAACACTCCTGGTTGTTCATCATGATTTGTCTACCGTCACCACTTATTTTGACCAGGTTATCCTACTCAATCAGCGTATGATTGCCTACGGACCAATGGAACAAACCTTTACGGAAGAGAATATTGCCAAGACCTACAGCGGGCAACTTCCGATATTACACCAGATGGGTGTGATTGATGGGAAATAG
- the rny gene encoding ribonuclease Y translates to MEIGIGLGIGLVVGLIVGFLIVMMRNKSAINAKLEEINARSDQEIKEARLSAKRLIDEAETKAEKIIGTADLKNEKIKQQKIQEAKEKFNRYRADFDKYKAEQKVELKEAQIETKALLKELEQKQDTFKEREQKLDELRLEIESRGTEIDSIKENLEKQLKIVAKKKEELENASERHIRELEKVANLSQAEAKEQLLQAVRAKAETDAMSIIKNSVEEAKATAAKDAKKIVIQTIQRMCAEYTIENTVSVFNLDSDDLKGQIIGREGRNIRALEAATGAEIIVDDTPEAIVISSFDPIRREVCRLSLKRLVADGRIHPARIEEVVAKVRKQIDEQIQEIGERTVIDLDIHGLHPYLVKMVGRMRFRSSYGQNLLKHSIETANLCATMAAELGLSSKQIKLAKRAGLLHDIGKVAEEQSELSHALLGMEICQKHNEHAAVVNAVGAHHDEIEMNNILSPVIQACDAISGARPGARREILESYLKRITELEELAMSHEGVQKAFAMQAGRELRVIVESEKVSDQHADDLSFMISQKIQDEMQYPGQIKVTVIREKRAVNYAR, encoded by the coding sequence ATGGAGATAGGAATAGGACTAGGAATAGGTCTGGTGGTGGGTTTGATCGTCGGTTTTCTTATTGTGATGATGCGCAACAAAAGCGCCATCAATGCAAAACTGGAAGAGATCAATGCTCGCTCTGATCAGGAGATCAAAGAAGCACGCCTGAGCGCTAAGCGCCTGATCGACGAAGCAGAAACCAAGGCCGAAAAGATCATCGGTACTGCTGATCTGAAGAACGAAAAAATCAAGCAGCAGAAGATTCAGGAAGCTAAAGAGAAATTCAACCGCTACCGTGCCGATTTTGACAAATACAAAGCCGAACAGAAAGTTGAGCTGAAAGAAGCTCAAATAGAAACCAAGGCCTTACTTAAGGAATTGGAACAAAAGCAGGATACCTTCAAAGAACGGGAACAAAAGCTCGATGAACTTCGTCTCGAAATTGAATCGCGTGGTACCGAAATTGATTCCATCAAGGAGAATCTGGAAAAACAACTGAAGATCGTTGCAAAGAAGAAGGAAGAGCTGGAAAACGCCAGCGAACGCCATATTCGTGAACTGGAAAAAGTAGCTAACCTGTCTCAGGCGGAAGCCAAGGAACAACTCTTACAAGCAGTAAGAGCAAAGGCAGAAACTGATGCGATGTCCATCATCAAAAACTCCGTCGAAGAAGCCAAGGCTACAGCTGCTAAAGACGCCAAAAAAATCGTTATCCAGACCATTCAGCGGATGTGTGCGGAGTATACGATTGAAAATACCGTTTCTGTCTTCAACCTTGACAGTGACGATCTTAAAGGACAAATCATTGGCCGGGAAGGACGAAATATCCGCGCACTGGAAGCAGCTACCGGAGCAGAGATCATCGTGGACGATACCCCCGAAGCCATCGTTATTTCCAGCTTCGATCCTATCCGTCGCGAAGTGTGTCGCCTTTCGCTGAAGCGCCTTGTCGCAGACGGACGTATCCACCCTGCTCGTATTGAGGAGGTGGTTGCCAAAGTACGCAAGCAAATCGATGAGCAGATCCAGGAAATTGGAGAACGCACCGTCATTGACCTGGATATCCACGGACTACACCCCTACCTCGTGAAGATGGTAGGCCGGATGCGTTTCCGTTCTTCCTACGGACAAAACCTCCTCAAGCACTCCATTGAAACCGCCAACTTATGTGCAACCATGGCGGCAGAACTTGGCTTGAGCAGCAAACAAATTAAGCTGGCCAAGCGTGCTGGACTCTTGCACGATATTGGTAAAGTAGCGGAGGAACAGAGTGAACTTTCGCACGCATTGCTTGGCATGGAAATATGCCAGAAACACAATGAGCACGCTGCCGTGGTCAACGCCGTAGGTGCGCACCACGACGAGATCGAGATGAACAACATCCTTTCTCCCGTCATCCAGGCTTGTGATGCCATCTCTGGTGCCCGCCCTGGTGCTCGCCGTGAAATCCTGGAAAGCTACCTCAAGCGAATTACCGAACTCGAAGAACTGGCCATGAGCCACGAGGGTGTACAAAAAGCCTTCGCGATGCAGGCTGGTCGTGAACTGCGCGTCATCGTCGAATCAGAGAAAGTTTCTGATCAACACGCTGATGATTTATCCTTTATGATTTCTCAGAAAATCCAGGACGAAATGCAATATCCTGGCCAAATCAAAGTGACGGTCATTCGGGAAAAACGTGCGGTAAATTACGCAAGGTAA
- a CDS encoding cell division protein ZapA, protein MAEENMIKITVIIAGRPYPLRIKAADEPAVRKIVKEVNEKITTFQSAYQGRDKQDGLSMTILTYAFDLYKLRQDKPLINEPGIDTQLDRIDELLEQLL, encoded by the coding sequence ATGGCGGAGGAGAATATGATAAAAATAACGGTCATTATTGCCGGTCGGCCTTATCCTTTACGGATCAAAGCCGCCGACGAACCGGCTGTACGTAAAATCGTCAAAGAGGTGAATGAAAAAATCACCACTTTTCAGTCGGCTTACCAAGGCCGGGACAAGCAAGACGGCTTGTCCATGACCATCCTCACTTACGCTTTTGATCTTTATAAACTACGCCAGGACAAACCACTCATTAACGAGCCCGGTATTGACACCCAACTGGATCGTATTGACGAACTACTCGAACAGCTGCTCTAA
- the pheT gene encoding phenylalanine--tRNA ligase subunit beta has protein sequence MNVSLSWLRQYIDTKDLSPETIGDILTSTGLEVEGMEEVETIPGGLRGLVIGEVKECGKHPDADRLSLTKVDVGGEALLSIVCGAPNVAAGQKVVVATVGAELHPVEGDPFTIKKGKIRGEVSEGMICAEDEIGIGHSHAGIIVLPAEAKVGQAARDYYGVETDYVYEIGLTPNRSDATNHLGVAYDLAAALRVNHHHQGEVQPPDVAAFKVANTSLQIPVEVRNTEACPRYSGVTISNLTIKESPDWLKARLNAVGVRPINNVVDITNFVLHELGQPLHAFDLDEIKGKKIIVETLPAKTKFLALDEVERELHEEDLMICDGEEHPMCMGGVFGGIKSGVKESTTAIFLESAHFDPEFIRRTSMRHNLRTDAAKVYEKGSDPNITVFALKRAALLLQELAGGVVSSEVIDIYPKVKAPARIEVRYQRVNELIGVNIPPAKVHSILEAMGMAIIETNDTAFTAEVPTNKSDVLREVDMIEEILRIYGFNNVPIPSKVTTSMAIAPSPSLSEIRNKIGDLLAAQGFNEMMALSLSESRYYRAKETMVPAEDLVYVNNTSNVHLDIMRPHMVYSGLEAIIRNQNRQESDLRLFEFGRTYRKEGEGFEEINRLTLFMTGRRQPESWLGDDQAMVSYYGLKAYVDGILTRLGIQGYQQEEVTEKGVITYGTRYFRGAKELVRFGRLQRSLLTGMDIKGEVFYADFNWDNVFQALPKKRVQFTELNKYPSMRRDLALVVDHAVKFSDIAAIAGKTAKKLLRETNLFDLYINEEQLGAGKKSYAVSFIFEDPSRTLKVQEIDKVMEKIIATCESQLGAQIRR, from the coding sequence ATGAACGTATCCCTCAGCTGGCTGCGCCAGTATATAGACACGAAAGACCTCAGCCCCGAAACCATTGGCGATATCTTAACGAGTACCGGCCTGGAGGTGGAAGGCATGGAAGAAGTAGAAACCATCCCCGGCGGCCTACGTGGCTTAGTAATTGGTGAAGTAAAGGAGTGCGGTAAACACCCCGACGCCGATCGTTTATCCCTTACCAAAGTAGATGTGGGTGGTGAAGCATTGCTTTCCATCGTTTGTGGCGCGCCCAATGTAGCAGCTGGACAAAAAGTAGTTGTCGCTACGGTAGGTGCTGAACTTCACCCCGTAGAGGGTGATCCCTTTACCATCAAAAAAGGAAAAATCCGTGGTGAGGTTTCGGAAGGCATGATTTGTGCCGAAGACGAAATTGGTATCGGCCATAGCCATGCTGGTATCATTGTTCTTCCTGCTGAAGCTAAAGTTGGCCAGGCTGCTCGTGACTACTACGGTGTGGAAACGGACTACGTTTATGAAATAGGTCTGACCCCCAACCGCTCGGATGCCACCAACCACCTGGGAGTAGCTTATGATTTAGCCGCTGCTTTACGCGTCAATCATCATCACCAAGGTGAAGTTCAACCGCCTGATGTAGCTGCATTTAAGGTAGCAAACACCAGTTTACAAATTCCGGTAGAAGTTCGCAATACCGAAGCCTGTCCCCGCTATTCTGGTGTAACCATTAGCAACCTTACGATCAAAGAATCTCCAGATTGGCTTAAGGCCCGCTTGAATGCCGTAGGTGTTCGACCCATCAATAATGTAGTAGACATCACCAACTTCGTTTTGCACGAACTTGGCCAACCGCTACATGCTTTCGACCTGGACGAAATCAAGGGCAAAAAAATCATCGTGGAAACCTTACCCGCCAAAACCAAATTCCTGGCCCTGGACGAGGTGGAACGTGAACTCCACGAAGAAGACCTCATGATTTGTGATGGAGAAGAGCACCCCATGTGTATGGGTGGTGTATTCGGCGGAATCAAATCCGGCGTAAAGGAAAGCACAACGGCCATCTTCCTGGAATCTGCTCACTTCGATCCTGAGTTCATCCGCCGCACCAGTATGCGCCATAACCTGCGGACTGATGCCGCCAAGGTTTACGAGAAAGGCAGTGACCCAAACATTACGGTTTTTGCGCTCAAAAGAGCGGCCTTGCTGCTGCAAGAACTGGCTGGTGGCGTCGTTTCTTCTGAGGTGATTGATATTTACCCTAAAGTAAAAGCACCAGCACGTATTGAAGTGCGCTACCAGCGGGTCAATGAGCTGATTGGGGTAAACATTCCTCCGGCCAAAGTTCACAGTATTTTGGAGGCAATGGGTATGGCCATCATTGAGACCAACGATACTGCTTTTACCGCTGAGGTTCCCACCAATAAATCCGACGTTCTCCGGGAGGTGGATATGATTGAAGAAATTCTGCGTATTTACGGTTTCAACAATGTGCCCATTCCGTCAAAAGTAACGACCAGTATGGCCATTGCGCCAAGCCCTAGTCTTAGTGAAATAAGGAATAAAATTGGCGATTTACTCGCAGCACAGGGTTTCAATGAAATGATGGCCTTGAGCCTTTCTGAGTCCAGGTATTACCGGGCCAAGGAAACCATGGTACCCGCCGAGGATTTGGTCTATGTCAACAATACCTCCAATGTACATTTGGACATCATGCGTCCACACATGGTGTACAGCGGACTAGAAGCCATCATCCGCAACCAAAACCGTCAGGAAAGCGATTTGCGTTTGTTTGAATTCGGCCGTACCTACCGTAAAGAAGGAGAAGGTTTTGAAGAAATCAATCGCCTTACCTTGTTCATGACCGGCCGTCGCCAACCGGAAAGCTGGCTAGGCGATGATCAGGCCATGGTCAGCTATTATGGCCTAAAAGCCTATGTAGACGGTATCCTGACTCGCCTGGGTATACAAGGTTACCAACAGGAAGAAGTGACCGAAAAAGGCGTCATCACCTACGGCACTCGCTATTTCCGTGGCGCTAAAGAACTGGTTCGCTTTGGTCGCCTCCAGCGTAGCCTTCTCACAGGCATGGACATCAAGGGAGAGGTTTTCTACGCTGATTTTAACTGGGACAACGTTTTTCAGGCCTTGCCTAAAAAGCGGGTGCAGTTTACGGAACTTAACAAGTACCCCAGTATGCGCAGGGACTTGGCCTTAGTGGTAGATCACGCGGTGAAGTTCAGTGACATTGCTGCCATTGCTGGAAAAACTGCTAAAAAACTACTCCGCGAAACCAACCTCTTCGACTTGTATATCAACGAAGAGCAGTTGGGCGCCGGGAAAAAATCTTATGCAGTAAGCTTCATTTTTGAAGACCCCAGTCGTACCCTGAAGGTGCAGGAAATCGACAAAGTGATGGAAAAAATCATTGCTACTTGTGAATCACAGCTTGGTGCCCAAATTCGGCGGTAA